In Elaeis guineensis isolate ETL-2024a chromosome 1, EG11, whole genome shotgun sequence, a genomic segment contains:
- the LOC105060360 gene encoding uncharacterized protein, with protein sequence MPEHLNSEPLLDTPLPSSLPALCIFSNLSSAKMKNKASNFLKQVFSVIVNVVKAKSMAVKSKTGAMKSRLLIFGLLRHKKLLMSAINHKIHALMGQEKGEETPTNTEDYGKAIVLYNARENEATPSTTHTEAVNCDDDDDDYPDLTHSLFDDEDDDDDGLGDTTGSVIDLVRNSKEDGSEFILEDEIDHVADVFIRRFHRQIRMQKLESFKRYQEMLERSV encoded by the coding sequence ATGCCTGAGCACTTAAATTCTGAACCTCTTTTGGACACTCCCCTCCCTTCATCTCTTCCAGCTCTGTGCATATTCTCCAACCTCAGTTCTGCAAAGATGAAGAACAAGGCTTCCAACTTCCTCAAGCAGGTGTTCTCTGTTATTGTCAACGTGGTGAAGGCCAAGTCTATGGCCGTGAAGAGCAAAACTGGTGCCATGAAGAGCCGGCTCCTCATATTCGGACTGCTTCGGCACAAGAAGCTGTTGATGAGTGCAATCAACCATAAGATCCATGCACTGATGGGCcaagagaaaggtgaagaaactccCACCAACACTGAGGACTACGGCAAGGCCATAGTGCTTTATAATGCAAGAGAAAACGAGGCTACGCCAAGCACCACACATACTGAGGCAGTAAACtgcgatgatgatgatgatgattatcCAGACCTTACGCACTCACTATTTgatgatgaggatgatgatgatgatggactTGGTGACACCACTGGATCGGTGATCGATCTGGTTAGGAACTCCAAGGAGGATGGTTCAGAGTTCATCCTCGAGGACGAGATCGACCATGTGGCTGATGTGTTCATAAGAAGGTTTCATAGGCAGATAAGGATGCAGAAGCTGGAGTCCTTCAAGAGGTATCAAGAGATGTTGGAAAGGAGTGTGTAG